One Aegilops tauschii subsp. strangulata cultivar AL8/78 chromosome 7, Aet v6.0, whole genome shotgun sequence genomic window carries:
- the LOC109737455 gene encoding uncharacterized protein isoform X2 codes for MQGFRYEEESHNYAPQQFYSPPTHIPQHQEMLPMELNGPPFGQPTPSTQVPTQDDFDDIDKLTLLSLEFTWSAEDDPIRPVILEEMKKIKSGKELVEEVRKIEKNINAVSTISSLLELSVAGISLEVCEVPTPSHSAEQDSESPEEEILQIQEEILEAKAQDDLELEYPNEQVEDPMSISPEEVKEVAVDELEEPEIHLPIVTQERDVAGLSNPLDDMSPYDLFASTLHYMMPSLNIDLKTHLLGYDDTYTVGGIALIPDDHNYFPRASPMLNETYHSHASLELNDKYHPHVSVDLADFYHPKHVLYSYAYVIGYSIDDLEGIIPTTCIVSFVECSFRFLLVHESLHADQVRGDIPWDPGGS; via the coding sequence ATGCAGGGATTCAGGTATGAAGAGGAGAGCCACAATTATGCACCACAACAGTTTTATTCACCTCCTACTCATATACCACAGCACCAGGAGATGTTGCCAATGGAGTTAAATGGTCCTCCATTTGGTCAACCAACACCTTCAACACAAGTGCCCACACAAGATGATTTTGATGATATAGACAAGCTCACATTGCTTAGTCTCGAGTTCACTTGGAGTGCCGAAGATGATCCAATTAGGCCGGTGATACTAGAGGAAATGAAGAAGATTAAGAGTGGAAAGGAGCTAGTGGAAGAAGTAAGGAAGATTGAGAAGAACATCAATGCTGTCAGTACTATCTCTTCCCTCCTTGAGCTGAGTGTTGCCGGGATATCCCTTGAGGTGTGTGAGGTTCCAACACCTTCACATTCAGCTGAGCAAGATAGCGAGAGTCCAGAGGAAGAGATACTTCAGATCCAAGAAGAAATTCTCGAAGCCAAGGCACAAGATGATCTAGAGCTTGAATATCCAAATGAACAAGTTGAAGATCCAATGTCTATCTCTCCCGAAGAAGTAAAAGAAGTTGCTGTAGATGAACTTGAAGAACCAGAAATTCATTTGCCTATTGTCACACAAGAGCGTGATGTAGCAGGTTTATCTAATCCTCTTGATGACATGAGTCCTTATGATTTATTTGCTTCTACCTTGCATTACATGATGCCATCACTTAATATTGATTTGAAAACTCATTTGCTTGGATATGATGATACATACACTGTTGGTGGCATTGCTCTCATTCCTGATGATCACAATTACTTTCCTCGTGCTAGTCCTATGCTTAATGAAACATATCATTCCCATGCTAGTCTTGAGCTTAATGATAAATATCATCCTCATGTTAGTGTTGACCTTGCTGATTTCTACCATCCTAAACATGTGCTTTATAGCTATGCTTATGTAATTGGATATTCGATTGATGACTTGGAGGGTATTATCCCTACCACTTGCATTGTCTCTTTCGTTGAGTGCTCTTTCAGGTTCTTGCTTGTGCACGAATCACTACATGCTGACCAGGTTCGAGGTGACATTCCTTGGGACCCCGGTGGATCCTGA
- the LOC109737455 gene encoding uncharacterized protein isoform X1, translating into MSFAQEHSSHKNNYSHGWPENPNMPYRNNNPEISSFASSYPMQGFRYEEESHNYAPQQFYSPPTHIPQHQEMLPMELNGPPFGQPTPSTQVPTQDDFDDIDKLTLLSLEFTWSAEDDPIRPVILEEMKKIKSGKELVEEVRKIEKNINAVSTISSLLELSVAGISLEVCEVPTPSHSAEQDSESPEEEILQIQEEILEAKAQDDLELEYPNEQVEDPMSISPEEVKEVAVDELEEPEIHLPIVTQERDVAGLSNPLDDMSPYDLFASTLHYMMPSLNIDLKTHLLGYDDTYTVGGIALIPDDHNYFPRASPMLNETYHSHASLELNDKYHPHVSVDLADFYHPKHVLYSYAYVIGYSIDDLEGIIPTTCIVSFVECSFRFLLVHESLHADQVRGDIPWDPGGS; encoded by the coding sequence ATGAGCTTTGCTCAAGAGCATAGCTCACACAAAAACAATTACTCACATGGGTGGCCTGAAAACCCGAATATGCCATATAGGAACAACAACCCTGAGATCTCATCGTTTGCCTCTAGTTATCCAATGCAGGGATTCAGGTATGAAGAGGAGAGCCACAATTATGCACCACAACAGTTTTATTCACCTCCTACTCATATACCACAGCACCAGGAGATGTTGCCAATGGAGTTAAATGGTCCTCCATTTGGTCAACCAACACCTTCAACACAAGTGCCCACACAAGATGATTTTGATGATATAGACAAGCTCACATTGCTTAGTCTCGAGTTCACTTGGAGTGCCGAAGATGATCCAATTAGGCCGGTGATACTAGAGGAAATGAAGAAGATTAAGAGTGGAAAGGAGCTAGTGGAAGAAGTAAGGAAGATTGAGAAGAACATCAATGCTGTCAGTACTATCTCTTCCCTCCTTGAGCTGAGTGTTGCCGGGATATCCCTTGAGGTGTGTGAGGTTCCAACACCTTCACATTCAGCTGAGCAAGATAGCGAGAGTCCAGAGGAAGAGATACTTCAGATCCAAGAAGAAATTCTCGAAGCCAAGGCACAAGATGATCTAGAGCTTGAATATCCAAATGAACAAGTTGAAGATCCAATGTCTATCTCTCCCGAAGAAGTAAAAGAAGTTGCTGTAGATGAACTTGAAGAACCAGAAATTCATTTGCCTATTGTCACACAAGAGCGTGATGTAGCAGGTTTATCTAATCCTCTTGATGACATGAGTCCTTATGATTTATTTGCTTCTACCTTGCATTACATGATGCCATCACTTAATATTGATTTGAAAACTCATTTGCTTGGATATGATGATACATACACTGTTGGTGGCATTGCTCTCATTCCTGATGATCACAATTACTTTCCTCGTGCTAGTCCTATGCTTAATGAAACATATCATTCCCATGCTAGTCTTGAGCTTAATGATAAATATCATCCTCATGTTAGTGTTGACCTTGCTGATTTCTACCATCCTAAACATGTGCTTTATAGCTATGCTTATGTAATTGGATATTCGATTGATGACTTGGAGGGTATTATCCCTACCACTTGCATTGTCTCTTTCGTTGAGTGCTCTTTCAGGTTCTTGCTTGTGCACGAATCACTACATGCTGACCAGGTTCGAGGTGACATTCCTTGGGACCCCGGTGGATCCTGA